One window from the genome of Candidatus Binatia bacterium encodes:
- a CDS encoding cytochrome c, with translation MVKTLQSLVVVLCLAMWADVLRAEQKTQSPHVPKGCKLTLPAGDAEAGKTAFLKMGCYSCHKVPGGDFPEARISGGVGPDLVPAYSQLPREFLAEAIINPHRYMSGTLEHYRGSDKVSSEMRDYSSVMSVRELLDIVEFLKQLNHKTENKP, from the coding sequence ATGGTAAAGACGCTTCAGAGCCTGGTGGTCGTATTGTGCTTGGCGATGTGGGCGGATGTGTTGCGGGCGGAGCAAAAGACGCAATCCCCCCATGTCCCGAAGGGATGTAAGCTCACCCTTCCAGCGGGGGACGCCGAGGCGGGAAAGACGGCGTTCCTCAAGATGGGATGCTACAGCTGCCACAAGGTGCCGGGAGGGGATTTTCCGGAGGCGCGCATCAGCGGTGGCGTCGGACCGGATCTCGTCCCCGCATATAGTCAACTGCCGCGAGAGTTCCTGGCAGAAGCCATCATCAATCCACACAGGTACATGTCCGGGACGTTGGAGCACTACCGGGGATCCGACAAGGTGTCGTCGGAGATGCGCGACTACAGTAGTGTCATGAGCGTACGCGAGCTGCTCGACATCGTGGAGTTTCTCAAACAACTGAACCACAAAACCGAAAACAAACCATAG